The DNA window TGCTAAAACTATTGTTATGATTAATCCTTTCCAAAAACTAGGACCTAACTCTTTTAATTTATATTCTTTCAAAATTAATCCTCCAATTTATGATAATAAGCATTACTTGCTAATAATGCTATTAGAAATGGATTATAGGATATATCCAAAATATGCTGTTCAATAATAAAACTAACAGTTAATAATAGCATTATTCCTGCCAAGCAATATCCTTGTATGCTTACGGATCTCATCCCAATCAAAGTCATTACAATAATAACAAACAATAACATTATGAGTCCATATATTATTGCTAATCTAATAAATGAAGAATCAATATAAAAATATCCCCCACTCATTCCACTTTGATAAAATTGCTTGAAACCTTGAGCGCCACCAAATCCATGTTCAATTACGCGTTTACCAAATAATGATATACTATATTTTTCAAAAGCTAAATGTGAAATCTCTAATCGTTTAGAAACTACATTATTAACAATTTGAAATAATCGATTATTAGCAGAATAAAAAATTGCAGAGATTACAGTAATGTATGATAAGATGGGCGCAACAATCCAATAAAATGATGCTATATCTCGACTAATACCTCTAGCTTCATAAGCTTTTTTTGCAATTGCCATAACTGGGATTGTTAATAAACTAACAATAACGTCCAATCTCGCCTGTGTTAAAGAGTACATAATCATACTTATAATAATAATGCCAATATATGATCGCCATGTAATCTTTTTAAAATATAGATAAAAATATGCAAGAATTAACGAAAATATATGTGCAGCAAAATCAGTGGGGTAGTTTATTCCCATAGAATGACGTAAAAACTTTTCCCGTACATAAACTGAATCTTTTATAATTCCTAACTGGGAATAAATAACAGTTAGAAATAACATAATTAATCCAGTTTTAAAAAAATAATTAATGATAATATGAAAATTAATTCCTTTAGCTCCTAATATAAATAATGTATAAATTAAAATATCTACTGCTTGCGAGTTACGCCAACTAAGAAACGCTAAAAATATTATTAACAAATATCCTAGCTTCTTTTTTAAACTAAGACCATCCAAGATATAGATTTTTAAAAGCAACAAAATTATCGCTAAGTAAGATAACCTATTTAACAAATTTATGGAAATTGTTGGTGTAAATGTTGTGAAGCGAAGAAAAGAAATTACATAATAATACAAAAAAGTAAAATAATAAATTCTCTTTCCTGAAATTGTCATATTTTCTAGCTTTTTTATCGCCATACTTTACATTCCTTTACTTTTTTAAATAGATTAGGTACCAATCACCTAAATATTGTCGCAAGCGCGGATAGCAGTTAAGATACGTTAATAAACTTATTCCATTAAAAACATTACTAGTTTCATAAAATTGTTGTCTCTTTGCTAACCATTGACTATTTTTATTAATGATTTCCTGCTGGTAGGCTGTATCTCCCACAACATCACTATCTATAAATTTACGCATTGATTCATTATTAAATTTGCTAGAAACTTTTATCCAATTTTTTTTCGCTGCAACTGATTTAAGTTTCTTACTTTCTTTAGCAAACGCACTTTTCTTATGGTTGCGCCAGCGGATTAAATCATCAGTGTAAGCATATACACTTCCATCCATTAATCCCATTCGCCAGAGTAAGGCATCATGAGGATAATCTGGTTGCCAATACTTTTTACTAAGAGTCAATAGTTCTTTCCGAATACAGTATGTGCATCCTGGTGAATTTACCAATAGATAATTATCTTTAAGTGGAACCTGTTTTAATTTGTTATCGTTTTTCCACGGATCGATTCTTTGTTTACCATTCTCAAAGAATTCACAATAATTAGAAGTTAGTAACATAATTTGTGGATTTGCAGTCATTAATCGTACCATTATCTCAATTTTATCTGTACGCCAAATATCATCTTGGTCACATGGAAAAATTAAATCTCCTGTTGCATTCCACATCGTTTCCATAAAGTTTCTTCGCCAGCCTTTGTTATAATCATTAACAATAACTTGCCAGCTGTTTAACTTATTTTGATTAATATACTGCTTTACTATATCAACAGTATGATCGCTAGAACAATCATCTGCAATAATCACCTCATCCGCTGGTCTTGATTGCTTGCGTAAAGAATCTAATTGTTCAATTATATATTTTTCGCCATTATATGTTGATATTACTACTGATGTCTTCATCAACTTTCTCCTTTATGTTGCTCATATCTCGACCATGCATACCGATAAAATGGCAGGCCTAAGCATAATAAATAATAAGCAAGCCTATCCCGTTTTGGCGCTTTTCTATTTAATATAGCCTTTTTATTAGTTTTAATATATTTAATCAATTTAAGTTGAGTATCTTTTACATTTTTAGTATTAAGAGTTTGATTTAAGGTACTGAATCGAGCATAAACTTGCCGTCTTAGAACAGCATTTTTTAAATCAGGATGTGCAGCAACTACACTTTGTGCCATTTGATCTGTCATTTCTAAAAGATCTAATTTTTTATTACTAAATTTAGCAGTAACAATTGAGTTTGGTCGAATAACGTAATAATACTTCCCAATAAAGCCACATGCTACTTTATCACATTGTAATAACAATTTATATGTAGACCCAATATCTTCAAATAGTTTACCTTTAGGGAAGAAATCATTAGAATATAGTTCTTTTTTTCCTAATTTTGCATATGCACATGTGTCAACCAAATTATGGTAACACATCATCTCAATGCATTTTTTTCCAGATAGAACTTTTTCTGTTTGATTTCCATTATCTTTTTGGCGGCCATAATTGCCGTATACGTTAATAAGTGAACAGATGGCTAATGGAGCAGTAAAATTTGTTTGTTTTAGTAAATTGAACATAAAAGAAACATAATCTTCAGTTACATAATCATCCGAATCGATAAAAGTTACATATTCTCCGGTCATAATTTTTAGCCCGTAATTACGGGCATCCGAAAGACCGCCATTTTCTTTATGAACTACCTTAATACGATTATCTTTAGCAGCATATTCATCCGCAATTTTACCAGATAAGTCTGTTGATCCATCATCAATTAAAAGAATTTCAAGTTTTTTGTATTGCTGATTAATTATCGAATTTAAGCATTTTTTTAGATAATTTTCCACATTATAAATTGGAACGATAACTGTAATTAACGGCGTACTTGCCACTGCCATTTTGTTCACCTATCTTTTTATTTAGTATAAAGGAATTTACTAGGATAACGTATCATTAAATAGTCTAACAATAACTGTCCTCGCAGATGAGAACGCACTGGTGGCAACTTTAGCGCCAGCTTCAAATTATTGGTAAAGCTACTATCCTTACTTAAGTTTGCATATGCTTTGAGATACTCAGCATTCTTTCCAGTTATTTCACCATTGTACAGTCGCTGAAATTCACTCGCCATTTTAGTCATTAATAAAAAACCATCAAGTTCTCCTGAGAGGTTGAAAAACCTGCGAATCAATTGCTGAGGAGCTTGACTATCACTTCCTCCCACAACATTGTCAATATGTTGACGATACAGTATTGTTGGAGTTGAATCATAAATTACTTTACCAAAAGCAGCCGCAATTTCAGCAAACCACCAATCGTGCATTGCTACTTTATCCCAATTCACGGAATTGATCCGTAATTTTTCTTTAAGCTTCTGGTTAATCATTACCGTACACCCGGTAACACAATTTCCAAATAAAAAATGTTGAAAATCAGACCAGACACGTCCTCGTTTCATTAATTCAATTATCTCTAAATTATTATTGACAATTTGCAGTTCCGTATGTAAACAGATCGGTATTTCAAGGTATTTTTCTTTTTTTATTAAAGTTAGTGCACGTTGAATTTTGTCTTTTTTCCAAACATCATCTTGGTCAGAAAACATATAGAAATCAGCGTCAATATTTGCTAAAAGATTCATAAAAGATTTTACTACACCTAAATTACAAATATGTTCTCTATTAAAAAAAGTAATTCGTTTATCATATTTAGCGAAGTCACTAAGAATGATTGGAGTTTTGTCAGTAGAGCCATCATCTCGAATATACAAATGCCAATTATTATTAGTCTGCCTTTGTATTGATTCTATTTGCTCTGTCAGATATTTCTCACCATTATAGGTTGACATTAAAATTGCAACTTTTTCCTGTGTCATCGTTTATGCTACCATCACTCTCTTTTTGCTTTTCGTGAATTGATTAATGCTATTGCTTGATTAATAACTGGAGCTCGTAATATAAATATTCCTATTATATAAATGACAGCTCCTATTATAACTTCAATTGCTAAATTAGGAA is part of the Limosilactobacillus reuteri genome and encodes:
- a CDS encoding glycosyltransferase family 2 protein; its protein translation is MAVASTPLITVIVPIYNVENYLKKCLNSIINQQYKKLEILLIDDGSTDLSGKIADEYAAKDNRIKVVHKENGGLSDARNYGLKIMTGEYVTFIDSDDYVTEDYVSFMFNLLKQTNFTAPLAICSLINVYGNYGRQKDNGNQTEKVLSGKKCIEMMCYHNLVDTCAYAKLGKKELYSNDFFPKGKLFEDIGSTYKLLLQCDKVACGFIGKYYYVIRPNSIVTAKFSNKKLDLLEMTDQMAQSVVAAHPDLKNAVLRRQVYARFSTLNQTLNTKNVKDTQLKLIKYIKTNKKAILNRKAPKRDRLAYYLLCLGLPFYRYAWSRYEQHKGES
- a CDS encoding glycosyltransferase; protein product: MKTSVVISTYNGEKYIIEQLDSLRKQSRPADEVIIADDCSSDHTVDIVKQYINQNKLNSWQVIVNDYNKGWRRNFMETMWNATGDLIFPCDQDDIWRTDKIEIMVRLMTANPQIMLLTSNYCEFFENGKQRIDPWKNDNKLKQVPLKDNYLLVNSPGCTYCIRKELLTLSKKYWQPDYPHDALLWRMGLMDGSVYAYTDDLIRWRNHKKSAFAKESKKLKSVAAKKNWIKVSSKFNNESMRKFIDSDVVGDTAYQQEIINKNSQWLAKRQQFYETSNVFNGISLLTYLNCYPRLRQYLGDWYLIYLKK
- a CDS encoding glycosyltransferase family 2 protein, whose product is MTQEKVAILMSTYNGEKYLTEQIESIQRQTNNNWHLYIRDDGSTDKTPIILSDFAKYDKRITFFNREHICNLGVVKSFMNLLANIDADFYMFSDQDDVWKKDKIQRALTLIKKEKYLEIPICLHTELQIVNNNLEIIELMKRGRVWSDFQHFLFGNCVTGCTVMINQKLKEKLRINSVNWDKVAMHDWWFAEIAAAFGKVIYDSTPTILYRQHIDNVVGGSDSQAPQQLIRRFFNLSGELDGFLLMTKMASEFQRLYNGEITGKNAEYLKAYANLSKDSSFTNNLKLALKLPPVRSHLRGQLLLDYLMIRYPSKFLYTK